ACAAAAGAATTATACTATACATTAAAACGGAAGAAAAACgacataaaatataaagtaacgACAAATATTACGGTAGTCGTTTAGAATAAAAAGACTGCCTCTTACCATGTAAGTGACATCTGTTAGTAATGAAAAATATGTTCAGCTAACTAAAACACGTGTAAGGATAAGAAGAAAACATTACAgatatctaaatttttttttgaaatcgtAACTATTTAAATTAGTGTGCTACTGTACTGCATGTTCTTTAATTTCTCATCAAAGgatttctctctcttttttgggtttccttttttcttgttttctcaAATTGTTTCTCTTTAATTCTCATTTCTTAGGGTTCTATTTTATCTTAAAGTTATGAATATGTAAAGTGACatcaattgttattttatatagttcTGGATGGTTTTTTTTAACTGTATgatctataattttattaacagGGGCGGACCTAAAAAGAGCGTATGGTGGGCAACTGCCCACTTTGTAATTTTGAGTCTCTTTAAAAAACGTTgatatgaaattgaaaaatatgattttatcaTCTTATATTATATACTTTGCctaccttaaaatttatttgttgtcaattttattcatcttataaaatttaaatataattttgaccaccttataaaatatttgtgaGTCTGCCACTGTTTGTTAATATTTCTTTTGGTAGCAATTGATCGTGCTGAAAGGATTTTCGACTACTGTTATTGACATTGTTAGATAGTTTTAAGGGCACGATGGTGTCTTATTTGCAAGTTAATTTGACATTGAAAGATTGTAAATTCTAAATCAGCAATAGGGGTTAAACTGTCTTCATTTGCTAATTACTAATTAATCGTTGGCTTGAACTGTATGTTTATGTTTTTCActtataattttacttttttaaatatcGTTTAATTTTAAGTCGGTAAAAGCTTTTTttaaaagcaataaaaaaattatagaatttaatttaacaGTGTTCATAAGTCGTAAATAATTACACTCAATGGGAAGCAAGAAAAATGAGAAGCAAGAAATATACAAATGGAGGATATTTAAGAGAAAATCTTAGGGGtatgttatttttttagttaatcatttaattttcttttcgaGAGCGCATAATTAATATAGCCAGAAAAAAATCTAAGTGAATGTagtgtttgataggagtagaatactcCTAGTATTTAGATAGTTTTTGCATCGTTTTATTGTGTGTTAACATGTGTTTTTAGGTGTTTCGATACCTTATTACGTGTGTTGGCATTTCAGGTGATTCGAAGCGTTTTTTGAGCCATTTTGGAACAAGAAAGGGAGGTGCTAAAGATTTTGTAGAAAAGAAGAAGTAGCTCAAGCAAGCGATAGGAAAAATGAAGTCTGAGATTCCATAagttctcgatcgagaaggctcATCttcaagcttctcgatcgagacaggaAATGAAGAAATGCGCGGTATAAATTTcaagagcttctcgatcgagaaggctaTTTttcaagcttctcgatcgagaagagcCATGACTCAGCAATTCAAATCAGTTTTGGATCTTGTGCTATTTTGGCCCACTTCCACTTTTGGACAAACAGACTTTTAATAGTGTGGATTTTATTTCCTCTTTGGGTTGTACTATAAAAGGCACATTATGTCAAATTTTAGGTTAAGCCTCCTTTTTGTAGAAACAATTTAATTCTCTAGCAAACATTCTCTTTTATCTTCTTGCTTGTTTTTTGATATTCTTACATTGTTGAAGGCTTCAAgcttttattttcagattttgggGTTTAAGATCATTTTTAATACAAGCTtagttattgaatcttcattatatTGTTCATGATTTATTGCTCCTTATTATTAATCAAGGTAATCATTCTCACTTTTATTacgttaattaattatttcttagttgttgttttaactttaatcatgagtagctaaactcctAGTCTAAGGGTTGTTATGATTGCTATGTTTAATTgctagatgattggttagggtAATATGGGTTacggttttgttgtgtttattaGACTTAATGCTTAGAATAAATTGGCCTCTTAATCTTTGCTTagtgtttgattagtgaggaCGAGAGTTAAACTAATCAAATGGACCTAGTTAAGCATAAGCTTAAAACCTAGATGTACGAGAGTAATTTAGGAATTTAGCGGTTGTTTGAGTTTgcggattaatcggattgattgGTGTAGTCGACATTCAATtgcacgagagtgagttagatttcgacttattaatcaaTCGTCGGTTTTTcgacttccggctcgagagagcggatttagaTACCTTATAATGACTTGACCTGAACCAATACCCGTATACCCAACCTATCTATCTAGGAATTGCTTAGGCATGATTACcaacccttaggcgcttttaattatcgtttttaatCCGTCAATCAATTAGTTGTTACATTGTTGTTGCTTTTCCTTAGTTGTTTAGTGATTAGTTGTTTAAGTTTAAATTGTAGTGTGAACTTTCTAAAAAATACGAACTCTTTccttgctaaacgaattggatAGCAACTAATTCTCCTTCTCATCAATAATCGCTTTGAGTTCgctccttgtgggtacgataaccCGGACTTAAGGTCCGCTTTATTACGAGTTGGTAATTTATATCAACAGTGTTCTATTTTATACAAAACTTTCTTAAATGAATTTTAGGAATACTATACCAATGAGCTAAAATCAGATAAGTTGGACAGAAAAACTGCTATGTCGTGGGTTTTAGATTTTTTCCACAAGTGCTCTATTTTTCCAATTAGAAATATTACAAAAGAACGTTAATAAAATAGAGAGGAAAAAAGGTGCAAAAAACAATCCTAATGTGGTCCACATGAAAtgtgagaaaataacaaaactatacaaaaagaggaaaaaaataacaacaatgctaaatttgctgaaatattatatGAGCACCTCAAAAAAATAAGACTTTACATCTAATACCTTCCCAATAAGGATGCAACACATGGCACACtcaaaacaaatgaaaagggtCAAAAACACGTCAGAATatgtcaaaaacgcgtcagaaacgcgtctgacacgcgcgtcaTAACCGTgcgtcagtcacgcgtcagtTCGTCAAACTATTCAGACATGTATCgtttatgtatctgttatgtaccGGATATGTATCAAAggacatatctgattattattttttcatatttctaaaataaaaataaataaataaatataaatatattattaatatgtattatttatgtgtttttaaagtgtatgtataatatattttaaattaaaagatatatgtatcacgtgctttaattaaaattcacgcatcaaataatatcaataacattttgatatgttaCGATTCACTATAAATTGAAGCATAAAAGTAATAAGTTATGAGGTGTATGTATGtataatatcaaaattttattaatattattcgatatattattgtatttgaggtgtatatataatatattttaatttaaagataCATGTATCACATACTTTAATTGAAATTCACGCATCAATAACATCTTTATATGTTACTCGATATAAATATCTTTAGTTTACATGATATATACACacaaaaaataactaataacaatattatcCACTTCATTAGCATGAAAATATATTCTCTTTATTTGCAACAATTTCTTATTATGCGCCTAAACtatttttgatatgtataagaaatgtatcatatatgtgtAGTATTTGTATGTGAGTTGTATATTTAATgcattgaatatataatttacgggtagttaaaatgtatttataacatatattaaaataaaaatatgccatttgtaaattgtataaaaaaattatcaatgatACGTATTAcgaatatatttatcatgttttaattgtatatgaaagatgtatctaacaaatacatctaaacggtatatatatatatatatatatatatatatatatatatatatatataaaatgaacGTATTTGAGTTGTTTCTGACATGTATTTGATATTTATCTGAtatgtatttgagatgtatAACGGTATTCTAAACTTCTCGCTATAGACATTGTTGAAATcttaaattacaattaaaaaacaaatgagAGACGTTAGCAAACAATATTATAATAGTTATCACATAATGcacgaaaaataaaaaacaatacatcttttaaatattataaatacataataaatctcaaatatataaataatacatgacatattattaatcaaaatacacaaaattaacattttattttattttcatttcccTCCTTATCTCTTTTCTTTCACACATAGGAACCACCCCGTTTAATGCTTGTCCCGCTTAATTACTTTTTTTCGGTTAGTCCCACTTAATTTTTCTCCCTACATTAAACGGTTAAACGGTTAAGACCTTTATTTTTCTCGTCGACTTGGAATCCAAACCGTCCATTTTCCCAACTCACTACCACTGGTACTCATCGGAATTCGCTGATCCCCTCCAATTTGATTATATCATTTAGTTGTCCTTTCCTGTTTTTTCAATCAATTAGTTTGATTTCTAACATTTAGAAGGTTGTCAGGTGTAAGCAAGAAAGGATACCAACATAAAAAGTGATCCGACCATTCTTACCTCTAGAGACTCAGAATTGTAGAAGAAATGCCATGTGCAGGCGCAAAATGCTCCACCAAGCAGAGGTACCTAATTTGGTTGATATGAAATAAGAATGAGAAAGATTTTGCTGGAAATAATAGAACATTCTGAGTAATTCAAACCAACTGGACAATGCATAATGTAAAGTGGCTTTTATGACTCTAGTTGGATTAAAACGGTATTGAAATCAAGAGGATCTTCCCAATATTGCACAGAAGTTCCTACTAATTTTAACATTTATCTTCTTCCCAGGAAAAGCCAGCAAACCCATGTCAACGGGGGAAAGTTACACTAGCATTCAGGTAGCAGATAGAGTCAAGTCTAAGAAACAATTTATACGGTTATAAGTAACTGTTTTCATAACCCTTTAATTAGCGTTTCCTTTTCTGTACAACATAGGTGTCCGTAGGCTCAAAATTGCAGAGTTTATAGACTAAATCATTCTACTATAATCTAACTATATGCCTCAAAGTAGAAACTTGTTATATAGTAACAATGCACAAATTATACTTAGTAAATTGAAATAACATCGGCAGAAATAGTTTTATCAGTAATGCATACAGTGACCGTACGAATAGCTTTGGAACAAATCAAATAAGAATTATCAGAAACTAAATTTTTCACTAAgtcttaaaaaattatttgagaaTTTAAACTATCTAAACAACAAAATTGAACTCCCAATGATAgcaaataaaataactcaccATGCCCCAAGAGAGTCCCTTCCAAGATTCAAGCTCAGATTTCTCCCCATATTGCCACACCAACGCTATAGCAGTTATCCTGTTTCCAGTACATACATTCTTCATTGACGTTCAATTCACCGATACACACATTACAACAAAATCCccaaatttattgaatttgaaaaggCAAATTAGCATAAATTTAAAGCATCAAATTACTCTGTAGTTTTAATGTTTTCACAAACCAAAATAAACATTAACAAGATCAACTAATCAACTAAAAACTAGCCACAATTTTCAAATTTCAGTTAGACTAGAAATTAGCATAAATTATGCAACTTTAACAAGAATCAAAATTAGAATAAACAATTAAGAACAACCGAACACGAACTCACCACTCAACAACACTAGAAACATGAATAGCCCAGGTGGGCAAAGACAGTGCATTGGATGGTTCATTAAGCTGACCCAGAAACGGTAAACCGACAGCTGAGGCAGGACTCGCTGCGGTTACGGCCAAACTAGCTCCGAGAAGAGATGGAGGTTAGTCAGAGAAAGGAAATACAAAAATTAGCATGAGATGTAATATTTTACAGTTTAATGATGTTAAATgtaaagaaaaagttagcaTAGCTGAAAGATTTTGACAGCCTTagcaaaaatgtaaaaaaggCCCGCTATTAGCCcatttgtgtaattttctcatGAAATGTTGGCATCTCAtgtattttaaatctaaaaaacgaccctaacattttaaaaaaatatcaaaaatgacCCTTCTGTTAATATTTTCGTTTAGTTCCGTGCacgttttttttgtttaatgcCGTctatttgttattattttttgatatctttttaaaatattagaattaTATTTGAAATCGAAATATATGAGATGCTAATAAAAACACGGGATATACATGAAGAttatttttgcacctttttttcaaataaatataagATCAAAATCTTAACTTCCTTTTCATTTCTGTTTGGCagtattagattttaattaattatattttaaattttgcccATAAAAGTGTTGCACAATTTCTTACATTTAGAAAAGCCGCAACGTAGTGCGGCTTATATGctagaattaattaaattgaaattgaagTAGTCGTGGATTGCCGCAAACAAAGGCTTTCGCTGCAGAgcacattaaaaaaattaacacagAATTTGGTATTTAAAATTgtttctaaaatttataattgtgTGTAATACACTCCAACTAAAATAAGaattatctaaataaaataagttagaAGTGAATGACAAATTTGGATCCAGGAAGTAAAACAGGATATATAAACATTTGCATTATTAAATGCAGAACTCACTCACAAACCATGAACACCAATGACCAAATCTGTTTAAAGTGTTGCTCCACAACGGATAGTAAACACATAATTTACAATTTCAGGATGTTCATATAAAACTAGGCTACATATGCACGAAAGGACTGGACGAAACTATCGATCCTTTTCCTTATCTCCTCCGGATTGGCCCCCACTACCTTGTCTACTTGAGCACCATTTTTCATCAGCACAAATGTCGGCATCGCCTTCACTTCCATTTTACCAGCTATAGCCTACGAGCGCATAATACAATGAGAATTATACAAAACAGCTGGTTATTAAAGTTGTTCCAAAGCAATATGTCATCCAAAAATGTCGAATCATCAAGTTGTTCCAAATGATCAAAATGGCTGGTTATTAAAGGAATGATCCACATGTGCAAATAAATATCTAGTATCTCGACCACTAGCATACAAATACATTTATATTAGCGTAAACGATTTAAAATGCAGTTGACGGGTCGAAACCTGCTCTCATTTCGCATCGACTTTCAATCCTTAATCAAAGTATTTTCTCATCTAATCAACAAGGTGAAAAGCAAGCACCGTGAAAGTTCAAACTTCAGACCTATCAAACACGAGTGCAAGAAAATTGATGAATGAATTACTAAAACTACATAAGATTCCAAGTGTTGTAGACCATGAATGGCTATATGATTGACCTCACAAAAGGTAATTTAACTAGCACATAAGATTAAAGAACAAGTCAACGGATCGACGCCCTTGCAAAGTTATTTCTTTCTCGTAAGAATTCCACTCCATAGCAACTTCAAAACATGAAATGCCAACAAGGTCCAACTTCTAAAATACAGATGCaacatacatatacatatatatcaaGATTCAAGATTAAAATCATTGCAATATACAAAAGAATGAAGTCAAGTAATCCTTAAATTATCATCTTAGCAGTTCATATCTAGTCCGAAAACAGCAACAAGAATTACCTTAACATCATCAACGTCGACAGTCAGAAACAAGGCATCTGGATAAGCCGAAGCTATTTCCTCGAAAATCGGGTTCATTGCCACGGAGGGCATACACCATGAAGCAGTAAAGTGCACAACAATCTACCAAAAAATCTAAACAAAATCAGCATCAACCAACCAAATTTTACACAAACAAGATTTCTATTACACCTCAATTACTGTTTAGATTACTACTGAATTAACAGTGATGGTTTGAGCTGATAAAAgattttgaaattcaaattgAGCCCATCAATCAACGAACAAAACCCACCAATACCCTAATCATAATTgcaaaattaatgataaaaaatcgAGCTTACAGGACAGCCTTGATCGGTTGCTTGAGTGACATAGAAACCCCATGATTCTACTGAATCAACCTTCACAACTCTTGACTTGGGTTGCTGTTCTTGGCTCTCCATTTCTCTAGGATTTGAAATAATCAGAGTCAATCTAGTAGATTAGCTGAAATATGAATGGGTTTACATAGTTGGACCCCTCTTCGTCCCCAATGTCGTTTTGTTGGACCCCTCTTCGTCACCAATGTCGTTTTGTTGGACCCGTCTACCGGTGTCGTTTTCTTGGGGCCCTCCTTATCTTGTTTTAGCATGACCCACTCTTTTATATGGAACATTCGATAGGTATGAATATTGTTAAGCtggcaatattttattttttaatttatctaaaaaaaacaaCTGTTTGGAAAAAAATCTAGGGAGAAAATAAATGGAAGGACTGAAAATacgaaaaactttaaaaaattagttaatgacaaaaataaaattttattgtgttttataattttaatgcaaacttttaattttagcaaatataaaatacaaatcactaatttttttttttcacgcaacaattttcaaataaaaaatattatgtggACGTAGGAATACATGTTACTATGACATTATTTCTGTATTTCGCATCCTCGTCTTTCTTTCTATCAAACAAATATTTGATATCATGCATTGCAAAAATTGATCATTtacattaaaattgaaaaatccgCTAAGTTTTTCTTGTAGTTACTCCTTTAAGGATTAAGTAACTGTTTAAAAAATCAGTTCAATAACAgctacaaaaatttaaaattcagttAACCGcattatcaaatatattatatatttttgaatattcttAATGTATTTATTGAATGAAATGAATTAACCAACAAATTTAGTGACTCAgtgttgtattttttaaatttagttaattcagtttttcgtaaattaattgattcgattaaattaataaaataattcaattttagcTAAATCGGTCGGTCTGTAACTGAACCGACCATTTTGATCACGGCAGCTATCTCCACTTCCTATTCAACAAAATAATCCTGAAGAATATAAAGTTGATTTACCAATTATAATGATCAAGAGCTTTACAcatcaaataaaaaacataatcaaCAGCCAATACTATTATTTCAGATTGCAGTAAGAAAATCTCACACACCATCGGAATTAAAGTTACAGCTAATAAAAAAACtactactttttttttctgtagTTCACCAATTGGTGAACATTCAGCTGTTAAATCAAGATCCTAATCTAAGCAAATAATTCAGACAAATACAGATTAGTAAAACTTCATTCTACAAACAACTTCATCTCACTGCACTTcattctcattttacaaacccGAGGCTAGTTGCTCTGTAACAAATTAACTGTGTCAAGAAAATATATCACAATTCAGCCGCAGCTCAATCGCGAATCCCCAAGTAATCGTACTGCTGTCGTCTGTCGTCGAGGAATTCCGATCTCACAGGCATTGACTCGCGCAGCAAATCGAAGCGAACACAGGGATTCGCCAACCGAAGTGGGGTCCggtgaaatatttacaaacatcaaGGTTTTTGAATCTCCACCTAGACAAGGCTGCTCACAGAATGAACCAAAATTAGAAAGAGAATGGTTTGAATTTCATCTAATTAAactaaagaaaaggaaaaaaaatgttCTGGTTTTCTTTTCATCATTGTTACTGAACCAGTTTTTACCTGGAGAAGATATGTCAACTTGGAGTTCCTGAAGGGAACATGATCTTCCTTCTTTGCCAAGGCAAAAATTACATCACTTAAGCACGACAAACTTTTATTGATGGCCTGTTTATATAGAAAATTTAGACCAACTGCAATAACAAAAGCCGCTTTATATCCTTTCTAATAGAGATCTTTGAAGACAATTACCTGAGTTTCTTTCAACCTATCACCTGTTGCTCCACTCCTCGAGAGTCGCTCACTTCCAGCAAGGTCAATAAGATTTAACACGCCTTGCACTTGTTGTTCAGTATTCTATTGAATATAAGAAAGAGAACAAACATGTAAGTGGAGCAGTCACAAAAACAAGCACAACAACAAGAATAGGACATAACGAACCTCATTCACCCCAGAGATTCGTAATGTAAACACGAAATGACTTCTGGATGACTGCTCATTCATTTGTGTCTTACCTACAGACCTGAAGAGTATTGCAACAAATTAACCTCAAGAACTGctttatctaaataaaataaatccacaACCTTTATATTGATCTAATATAGAGCAACTAAGCCCacatatcaattaaaaattataatgaaaagaaaatgagaGTATAAGAATCCAAATGTACATCAAAACGTAGTAAAATATAAGATACAGCAAGTGAAATCACATGAAATTGATTAGAGTGCATATAATTGTATTACCTGCTTTGTGCAGCTTGTCGTAGAAGAGAGGAAATCTCTTGGA
This region of Mercurialis annua linkage group LG1-X, ddMerAnnu1.2, whole genome shotgun sequence genomic DNA includes:
- the LOC126661489 gene encoding thioredoxin-like protein CXXS1, with translation MESQEQQPKSRVVKVDSVESWGFYVTQATDQGCPIVVHFTASWCMPSVAMNPIFEEIASAYPDALFLTVDVDDVKAIAGKMEVKAMPTFVLMKNGAQVDKVVGANPEEIRKRIDSFVQSFRAYVA
- the LOC126665113 gene encoding uncharacterized protein LOC126665113, with amino-acid sequence PPSLLGASLAVTAASPASAVGLPFLGQLNEPSNALSLPTWAIHVSSVVEWITAIALVWQYGEKSELESWKGLSWGMVPLLGGAFCACTWHFFYNSESLEERTTK